Genomic DNA from Acidimicrobiales bacterium:
GCCCCGACCCACGACACCCACTGATCACCGCTACCGACCTTCCCACCCAGGCCGAAGCGGGCCAGGAGCGCGAGCTGCCGCGACGCCGGGTCGTCGGCCCCGCCGATCGCGATCCCCGGGCGCAGGAGCACGGTGCGCTCGACGCCGACCGACGCCTCGGCGAACGCCGCTTCCCAGCGGCGACACACCTCGACCTGCTGTCGCGGACCAGTGGTCGGCACCTCGGTCGACTCGTCGATCACGGCGTCGCCGCCATCGCCGAAGATGGCCAACGACGACAGTTGCACCCACGTTGTCGGCGGACGATCGAGCCCGGCGATGGCCTCGCCAACGAGGTGGACCGAGTCGACCCGCGAAGCGATCAGCTCATCGATGTTGGACCGGGTCGGACGACAATCGACACGCTTGCCGACCAGGTGGACCACGGCATCGGCGCCATCCAAGGCCCGCACCCAGTCACCGAGGTTTGCGGCGTCCCATTGCACGTGGGTCCACCGGTCATGATCATGAGTCAGCCCACGGCCGATGACGGTCACCGCGTGCCCAGCACCCGTCAGCCGCTCCCGCAGCCCTCGGCCGAGGAAACCGGTCCCACCGACGAGGACGACCTGCAGGCGTGCTTCGGTCATCGGCGCAAGGTAGCGCTCACGAGTGCACGGTGGGTCGACACTGACCCGGTCCCGAACCAACTTTTCTTCGAAACATGTCGCTGTTTCGGTCGGTCGCAGACTCTCATTGGGCATGACCTTCGAGGAGTTTGCGGCAACGTCGGCGCGACGAGTGCGCGCTGCCTTGGTTGCCGCCTACGGCCCCGAGGTCGGGATGGATGCGGCGGCCGAGGCAATGGCCTATGGCTGGGAGAACTGGGATCGTCTCGAAGCGATGGGAAACCCCGCCGGCTACATGTACCGAGTGGGCCAGACCGCCGCGGCCAAGCTGCGCCGTCCGCAGGGCCTCCTACCGGCGCCTCCTGCCGATCGGCTCCCCGACGTCGAGCCCCGCCTCGTTCCTGCGCTCAACGAACTGACCGAGCACCAGCGGATCTGTGTGGTGCTGGTCCATGCCTACGGATGGCCCCAGGTCGAGGTCGCCGAGCTCCTCGAGATCACACCGCAGACCGTACGAACGCACCTGCAACGAGCGCTGTCCCACCTGCAGACCTCCCTGGAAGTGATCGACGATGTCAACTGAACTCGACGTCATCCAACAGCTCGAGCGCTACGGCGCATGGCTCGAAGGCGAGCTCGGGACCGAGCTCAACTGCCAGCGGCCAGCCGAGCCGCCCCTTTTCAAGACTGCGCCATCGTCGAGCCGATGGGCCTCACGGCTGCTGGTTGCCGCCAGCATTGGTGCCGCCGTGATCGGGCTCGCCTGGTTGGCGAGCGATGGGCAATCGACCATCGTCACCGACCCGGGCGCGATCGACGCCACCACCACCGAACCGACGGCCGAGGAACTGCCAACCGCTGATGAGCCGCTCTTCGTCGTGCCGTCAGCGCTCGAGGGCGATCAGCCCGTGGTGACCGATGCGAGCGATGCCTGGGACTGGCCCGGTGGGCAGGCCGGGTCGCTCGTCATGGTGGGCACGGCCACGTCGACCGGCTTCCAAGACGTCTCGAGCGTCCGGCTCGTCGACCTTCCTCCCTTTGGCACGGCGACGACAGAGACAACCATCGGCGGCGTCGCCGTGGTCTTCCCGGCCGAGGTTCCAGAGAACCAACGCACGGACTTCGCCCGGCCAACCGATGACGGTCGCTGGATCTGGATCCGCCCGGAGCGACCCGAACTCAGCGAGCTCCTGGCGCGGAACATCGGCGTCGTCGATGGACAGCTGTCCTTCGCCCCGGACGAGGGCTTCGAGGTCCTGGCCAGGGTCGATCGTCTCGACGCCACGAAGGTCCGCTCCACACTGAACCAGCTCCGACCGCTGTCCCAGAATCTGGTTTCGGTCGCCGTGCTCTCGCACCCAACGCAGGCCGACGGCTTCGTGTTCGGTCTCGGCGGCACGAACGCCAGCTACGAAACCGTCGAGGTTCGCGGCCATCGCGGCGTCCTCGGCCGCCACTCCTCGCCAGCGGGACTCACCGGCACCACGCTGGCGTGGACCGAGTCGCCCGGCCAGACGATCTGGATCTCTGCCCCTGCTGCGTACGACGTCGAGGCCATCGCCGAGGGCCTTCAGGTCGTCGACGAAGCGACGTGGGCTGCAGCGGTCGATGCCGACGAATGAGCCGTCTGCGGGTGCCGAAACCTAGGGCTCGACCACCTCGGCGATGGCGCAGATGGCACCGAGGAGTACTGACGCCCCGTGCTCGGCTTGTTCCTGCGTGATCGCCTCGGCTTCGTTGTGCGACAGGCCACCTTCGCAGGGAACGAAGATCATCGCCGTGGGAGCGACACCCGCGACGTAACAGGCGTCGTGGCCGGCGCCGCTCACCATCGAGCGACGGCTCAATGCCAGCGCTTCGGCAGCGGTGTCGACCGCAGTGACGCAGTCGGCATCGAAAACCACCGGCGGCGAATCGTTGCCGAGGTCGATGTCGACGGTGACACCGCACTCATCGGCTACTCGCCGAGCGATGGTGCGCATCCTCGATTCGAGCTCGTCGAGCACCGCCCGGTCGGGGTGGCGAAGGTCGAGGGTGCACTGCAACCGTTCGGGCACGGTGTTCGGCGACGACGGCTCCGACCGGAACATGGCGAACGTGGCCCGGGCCGCAGGACCGGCATCGTCGACGGCGGCGTAGACGTCGGCGACGAGGCGGGCGATCGCCTTCGCCGGGTCACGCCGGACCTGCATCGGGGTCGGACCGGCGTGTGACGGGAACCCGTGGATCGTGACGTTGTACCACCGCAGCCCCTGCACACCGGTCACGACACCGATCTCGACACCTTCGGTTTCGAGAATCGGACCCTGCTCGATGTGCAGTTCGAGGTAGGCAGCGAGCGGCCGAGGGGCGGCCGGGAGCTCACCCACCCAGCCGAGGCGCTCGAGTTCGTCGCCGACCGAGATGCCGTCGAGATCGCAGAGCGCGTAGGTCGCTTCGAGATTGGCCTGGCCGGCCCACACGCCGGAACCCATCATCGACCGGGGGAAGCGGGATCCCTCCTCGTTGGTCCACACGACGACCTCGATCGGATGGCGGGTGACGATACCGAGATCGTTGAGACGCTCGATCACCTCCAAACCGCCGAGGACGCCATAGACACCGTCGAATCGGCCGCCGGTCGGCTGGGTGTCGAGATGGCTGCCTGTCATCACCGGGGGGAGTTCGGGATCACGACCGGGCCGACGGACGAACAGGTTCCCGATTCGGTCCATGGCCACCGTGCACCCGGCTTCCCGGGCCCAACCGACGAAGAGCTCACGGCCGGCTGCATCGTCGTCGGACAACGCCTGCCGGTTCGAGCCACCGGCCGGCGTCGCGCCGATCTCGGCCATCGCCATCAACCGAGACCAGAGCCGATCGGCGTCGACTCGTTGCACCGGGGTGTCCATGACCGAAGCTTCGCACGATCCGATCGGGCATGCCGACGCGCGACACCCCCGGGATGGCCCGGGGGTGTCGCATCGATGGATGGGTGCCGACAGACCGAGGGTCAGTCCTCGATCTCGATGTGGTCGAGATCGGAGTGATCGGCGTCGATGTCCTGTTCGAAGTCCTCGTTGTAGGAGTCCTCGACGTCGTAGCTGTCCTCGATCGAGTTGTCCTGCTGGAACGAGTCCTCGATGGTGGTGTCGACCTCGACATCGACATCGAGTTCTTCGTTGTAGGAATCGTTGACCGAGTTGTCCTGGACGAAGGTCGCTTCGGCGCTCTGATCGTTGAACGATTCGTTGACCGAGTTGTCGATGTAGGTGTCGTTGTCCATGTTGGCGTTGCTGCCACCGCCGAAGGCCAACTGGGTGTCGCCGTGGCCCCCGATGTCGGCGTGCTCGAGGTCGACCACGTCGCCTGACCCGAAGGCGGCGTTGACATCGTCCGAGTTCTGGATGGTCTGGTTCCCGTCGCCGATCACGGCGTCGCCCCAGACGTCGATGTCGGAGTCGACGTTGCCGTCGCCGATCGTGTTGCCGTAGCCATGGACGTTGTTCACGGTGTTGTGGTCGCCGACCACGGCGCCGTTGGCATCGCCGTCGGCCAGGATGCCCGAGTTCATGCCGGTGTTGACCACGCCGTTGTTCGCTCCGTCGAACGCCACGGAATCCTCGCCGGTGGCAATGTTCGAGTTCTTGATGTCGTCACCGGCGGCAACGGCGGCGTCGCCGGTGG
This window encodes:
- a CDS encoding Zn-dependent hydrolase; the encoded protein is MDTPVQRVDADRLWSRLMAMAEIGATPAGGSNRQALSDDDAAGRELFVGWAREAGCTVAMDRIGNLFVRRPGRDPELPPVMTGSHLDTQPTGGRFDGVYGVLGGLEVIERLNDLGIVTRHPIEVVVWTNEEGSRFPRSMMGSGVWAGQANLEATYALCDLDGISVGDELERLGWVGELPAAPRPLAAYLELHIEQGPILETEGVEIGVVTGVQGLRWYNVTIHGFPSHAGPTPMQVRRDPAKAIARLVADVYAAVDDAGPAARATFAMFRSEPSSPNTVPERLQCTLDLRHPDRAVLDELESRMRTIARRVADECGVTVDIDLGNDSPPVVFDADCVTAVDTAAEALALSRRSMVSGAGHDACYVAGVAPTAMIFVPCEGGLSHNEAEAITQEQAEHGASVLLGAICAIAEVVEP
- a CDS encoding NAD-dependent epimerase/dehydratase family protein; amino-acid sequence: MTEARLQVVLVGGTGFLGRGLRERLTGAGHAVTVIGRGLTHDHDRWTHVQWDAANLGDWVRALDGADAVVHLVGKRVDCRPTRSNIDELIASRVDSVHLVGEAIAGLDRPPTTWVQLSSLAIFGDGGDAVIDESTEVPTTGPRQQVEVCRRWEAAFAEASVGVERTVLLRPGIAIGGADDPASRQLALLARFGLGGKVGSGDQWVSWVGAEDLFDVLLRAVIDPTMHGVYHVTSPNPVRNRELMAAYRRAVGRSFGLPSPSLVATIGAWLLGSDPGLALTGRRCVPTRLLAEGQQFAVTDLDEAVSRAVRAAR
- a CDS encoding sigma factor-like helix-turn-helix DNA-binding protein, whose product is MTFEEFAATSARRVRAALVAAYGPEVGMDAAAEAMAYGWENWDRLEAMGNPAGYMYRVGQTAAAKLRRPQGLLPAPPADRLPDVEPRLVPALNELTEHQRICVVLVHAYGWPQVEVAELLEITPQTVRTHLQRALSHLQTSLEVIDDVN